The Trichocoleus desertorum ATA4-8-CV12 genome contains the following window.
GCGTAGCGCATACCCCTCAACTCACGCGGGATGTCCGTGTATCCCGACGCTCACCGTTGGCGTAGCCTGCCGAAGGCATAGCGGTAGAGCGCGGGACTTACAGCCTCCCGAACCCACCACCAGTTAAAAGGTATACAGTCCCAGTCCGTCACCTTTTTAGTGCTACCAGGTTAGTGCTACCAGACTGAGAACCCCAAAAGACTTACATCCTAGCTAAGTTCTGCTCTGAGTAAACTAGCGTTGCATAAGTCGATGTGGCATCCGGTGCAGGCCCGATTGCTGGCTTGTATGGTGCTGTCTGCGTTGGTTTTTTTGCTGCCTTGTTTGGTGGTACACCGACCCTCATTTCAGAACCAACAGGCCCCATGACAGTTGTAATGACCACCATCGTTGCGTCATTAACAGCAAACAATCCAGAGAACGGGCTAGCAATGGCATTCACTGTCGTGATGCTGGCAGGTATCTTTCAAGTAATCTTTGGCATATTTCGCTTGGGTAAATACATTAGAGAAGCACTGAATGAAATGGATCTAATTGCAGCCGGAATTGCCCTCTACGTCAAATTTCTGCTCATGCCCAATCCAGCCGCACATGTATCCGATCTCTCGATTATCGAAGCGGTGGTTCAAGATAGTGGCGTCCCAAATGCAGTTTCGGGCATCATTTTTAGAAATCGACTGTATGACACGATTTTTGAAGTTATCGTCTTTACGATCGCCATCATGGGCGTCCACTTTCTGTTAGCAAATGAGCGACCCTTCCCCACGATTCATCAGTTTACCGATCAGCCTTCAATTGTACTAGCAAGACTGGGAGCTACTATTGCCGCGCTCGTCGGGGTGGAATTGGCGATTCGGGGGCACCTAACTCCGGGGGGTGGATTTGCGGCTGGAGTTGCGGGTGGAACGGCGATCGCACTGGTGGCAATTACCTCACCCTCGGAGTGGATGGAGTCGATTTATCGACGCTGGTATGCCGCCACCTGGGAGAAAATTTCAGTGCTGGTTTTCATTGTTCTAGCGGTCATCACACTGATCGGCGTTGAATTACCCCACGGTGAGTTAGGCGCACTCGTGAGCGGCGGCGTAGTTCCCCTGCTCAACATCCTGGTTGCCATTAAAGTTGCGCTGGGTTCCTGGGCTGCGATTTTGGTGTTTATTCGCTATCGGGGATTGTTGTAAGGAATTTCCGACTAACTGGTTGTATCTAGCTTTAAGAACTAGTGAACCCATCCCTTAATCGCTGCCACTCTTAGGAAGTTTTGATGAATCGCTCCTTTTTCGCTCTCCTACTAGGAACTAGCTTGGTTGTTTCCTGCTTCCCGCTCTCGGTGCTCTCAAATCAGGGCACACCCCAGGTCATGGCTCAAGCGGTTGCTGCCCCAGTGCTAGCTCAGGCTCCGCGCCTGGATGTGAGTGTTCTGCGGGAGCGGCTAAAGGCGCAAGATTGGCAAGCTGCCGATGCTGAAACTCGCCGCATTCTCCAAACTTGGGTGCATCCTAAGGATGATGTTTTTGGCTCACCGCTGGCCACCAATATTCCTCCTGAAGTTCTGCAAACCTTAGACCAGCTCTGGACGGAAGCGAGCGGAGGGCGTTTTGGCTTCAGTGCTCAGAAGCAGATTTGGGATCAAGTTAGAGCCCAACATCCGGATAACACCAACACTGCTGCCAAGGCCTTTGGCGATCGCGTGGGCTGGACTCGACGAACCCCCGATCCAGAAAACTTTGTAGCCCCAGAGTGGCTGACTGAGCCAGAGCTGAATTACTCGCGCCAAGCTCCGGTGGGGCACCTACCTTGGGCAGGTATTTCCTGGGAGCGCATCAATACAATGCTCAATGCCCAAAGCTGTGGCAGTTGTACGATCGATGCTCAGTATTTGCAGGGAGAACGCTTTAACCGATACCTGCCAGTGTTGTTCAATTGGCTCACCACAGCCCTGAAAGACCCTTTACCCACCGAAGGAGCCTGGAACCAAGCCCGTCTCGCCTACTCCATCAATCTCAGAGCGCTTTATTCCGACAATGACTGCCCCGTCTATCCTTTAGCACAGGCGATTAGCCCCAACAGCAAGATTCTGGCAATTAGCAGCTATAGCTATGGACGCTCCTGTCGTGGCGGTGCTAGCGCCCTAGCTCTATGGAATGCTGAGCGAGGGACTCGACTGATTACCCTACTCCGGGGACAAGCGACAGAAGCTCTCTCTGATTCAGGGCCACCTCAGGAACCCGCTACCGAGTCTAACCGCATGGTTGGGGATGTGGTGAATGCGATCGCTTTCACGCCCGATGGTCGTCTCGTGGCAGCGGGGCTATCCAATGGCACGATCCGCCTCTGGGCCACCGATCAAGGCAAAGCACAAGGCAAAGCAGTGCGGACGTTCAGTGGACATCGGTACGCAGTCAGGGCGATCGCCATTAGCACCGATGGTCAACGGTTAGTGAGTACCAGTGCCGACCGCACCATCAAGTTGTGGAACCTACAAACAGGGCAACTTCTACGAACTATCACGTTGCAGCCATCCGATGGCATTGCTCATACTGTGCTCATTAGTGCTGATGGCAAACGACTCGTCACTGCTAGCGATCGCAACAGCTTACAACTGTGGGATACCACAACCGGGCAACTGATTCGCACCTTGGTCAATCAAGCCACCAATCTACCCTCCGGAGCGCCCTTTGCCTTCAGTCCCAATAGCCAGCTCTTGGCAACTGCTGATCCAGATCGCAGCATCAAACTATGGAACGCCACAACCGGAGCGCGGCTGATCACCCTACGCAAGCACAGCGATCGCATCCAATCCCTGGCATTTAGCCCCGACAGTGG
Protein-coding sequences here:
- a CDS encoding GUN4 domain-containing protein, giving the protein MNRSFFALLLGTSLVVSCFPLSVLSNQGTPQVMAQAVAAPVLAQAPRLDVSVLRERLKAQDWQAADAETRRILQTWVHPKDDVFGSPLATNIPPEVLQTLDQLWTEASGGRFGFSAQKQIWDQVRAQHPDNTNTAAKAFGDRVGWTRRTPDPENFVAPEWLTEPELNYSRQAPVGHLPWAGISWERINTMLNAQSCGSCTIDAQYLQGERFNRYLPVLFNWLTTALKDPLPTEGAWNQARLAYSINLRALYSDNDCPVYPLAQAISPNSKILAISSYSYGRSCRGGASALALWNAERGTRLITLLRGQATEALSDSGPPQEPATESNRMVGDVVNAIAFTPDGRLVAAGLSNGTIRLWATDQGKAQGKAVRTFSGHRYAVRAIAISTDGQRLVSTSADRTIKLWNLQTGQLLRTITLQPSDGIAHTVLISADGKRLVTASDRNSLQLWDTTTGQLIRTLVNQATNLPSGAPFAFSPNSQLLATADPDRSIKLWNATTGARLITLRKHSDRIQSLAFSPDSGRLASSEEKTAYLWNLRTYQPIHRFGLVDSAGHPVKPNNLGYVAFSPDGTILATSSLILPVVESEPIPRQGVTLWDTQTGQSITSIRDVNRFQFSPNGQFLMTNGRAIQIWEPYRRLIAAPN
- a CDS encoding Na(+)/H(+) antiporter subunit B, with the translated sequence MDLIAAGIALYVKFLLMPNPAAHVSDLSIIEAVVQDSGVPNAVSGIIFRNRLYDTIFEVIVFTIAIMGVHFLLANERPFPTIHQFTDQPSIVLARLGATIAALVGVELAIRGHLTPGGGFAAGVAGGTAIALVAITSPSEWMESIYRRWYAATWEKISVLVFIVLAVITLIGVELPHGELGALVSGGVVPLLNILVAIKVALGSWAAILVFIRYRGLL